The Lasioglossum baleicum chromosome 12, iyLasBale1, whole genome shotgun sequence genome includes a region encoding these proteins:
- the Gli gene encoding carboxyl ester lipase-like protein Gli isoform X3: MAVYRLRWPIVRVCFSLWFLASAVLCQEQISLGSRYYGRDGVYVPPNGPDHRTDTYIYKDRRYGYRPSYLDPVYKEPPRLPDDRYHFEDTTSRLPLPGILGGWREDLQGRERSDSKTLDRDVLVTTAYGQVQGFKVYLYDDPQARHRPYSLPVERVTKTVNVFLGIPYAMPPTREGRFRPPRPHRGWQLLQAVDWGPACPQPSAYTGATKGVKDVDEDCLYLNVFTPYSGSGVPQPYAVMLYIHGGEFTHGASNLFPGHMLAAFYNVVVVSINYRLGALGFLSTGDENSPGNYGLLDQAMALRWVHDNIRAFNGDPDAITLFGPGAGAASAGLLMIAPRTRDMVSKVIAQSGSPLADWAVIMDKYRAQNTSRVYAEMLGCSIESSWKLIQCLKDGRSFLELGNSQLKPHVGMFPWAPVYDLNFTVPSDNLYEDWRTSDWHFFTETPEDSIRKHRYKRNLAYMAGVTTQEASYILYNNATLAKNQYTIDPESFDQKLWELVLQYNYTLNPQGVYEAIKYMYTYWPDPNNVTHIRDQYVNLLSDFHYVAPFDKVAKLLVEQHVPTFLYVLNTTIEALKLPQWRRVPHDTELLWLTGAPFMDVEFFPQKWKLKRDMWTDNDRNMSHFFMKAYSNFATFGNPTPSQILGLHMEVARQGQLRYLNINTTFNSSILLNYRQTESAFWSMYLPTVIGRLVPTYPPVTEYWWEPKQPLQIAFWSVSTACLLLIVLSVVCCMLWRNAKSKTKAARVYADNLITTIAGTS; encoded by the exons ATGGCCGTGTACAGACTGCGCTGGCCGATCGTTCGCGTCTGTTTTTCCCTGTGGTTCCTCGCGTCTGCCGTGCTGTGTCAAGAACAAATATCACTCGGCAGCCGGTATTATGGCCGAGACGGTGTCTATGTGCCCCCTAACGGGCCCGATCACAGGACCGACACCTATATTTACAAGGATAGGAGGTACGGGTACCGTCCCAGTTACCTGGACCCTGTTTACAAAGAACCACCGAGACTACCGGACGACCGGTACCATTTCGAG GATACCACGTCGAGACTACCACTGCCTGGAATACTGGGAGGTTGGCGGGAGGACCTTCAGGGTAGGGAACGGTCCGACTCAAAAACCCTGGACAGAGACGTCCTTGTTACCACTGCCTATGGCCAAGTGCAAGGATTCAAAGTTTACCTGTACGACGACCCACAAGCAAGACACAGGCCTTACAGTCTGCCGGTAGAGAGAGTCACGAAGACTGTCAATGTATTTCTGGGCATTCCGTATGCCATGCCACCTACGAGGGAGGGGCGTTTCAGGCCTCCCAGACCTCACAGAGGTTGGCAACTGCTACAAGCCGTCGATTGGGGACCGGCGTGTCCCCAGCCGAGCGCATATACTGGCGCCACTAAAGGAGTCAAAGACGTGGACGAAGACTGTCTATACCTAAATGTGTTCACACCGTACAGCGGTTCTGGCGTACCTCAACCGTATGCTGTGATGCTTTATATCCACGGTGGAGAATTTACTCATGGagctagtaatttgtttcctggCCACATGTTGGCAGCATTTTACAATGTTGTAGTGGTGTCCATTAATTATCGGTTGGGCGCGTTGGGGTTCCTGAGCACCGGAGATGAGAACAGTCCTGGGAACTATGGGCTCTTGGACCAAGCGATGGCGTTAAGATGGGTGCACGATAATATTCGGGCTTTCAACGGCGATCCCGACGCGATCACGCTTTTTGGTCCAGGCGCTGGTGCTGCTAGCGCCGGATTGCTTATGATTGCTCCTAGAACGAGAGACATGGTCTCGAAAGTAATTGCTCAGTCGGGTTCCCCGTTAGCGGACTGGGCAGTTATAATGGACAAATATAGGGCTCAAAACACATCCAGAGTATATGCTGAAATGCTGGGCTGTAGCATAGAGAGCAGCTGGAAATTGATTCAATGCTTGAAAGACGGACGAAGCTTCCTCGAGCTGGGTAACTCCCAGCTGAAGCCGCACGTTGGAATGTTCCCGTGGGCACCCGTGTACGACCTCAATTTCACAGTGCCCAGCGATAATCTCTACGAAGACTGGAGAACATCAGACTGGCACTTTTTCACCGAAACGCCAGAGGACAGCATCAGAAAGCACAGGTACAAACGTAATTTGGCATACATGGCTGGCGTGACGACGCAAGAGGCATCGTACATACTGT ATAACAACGCCACACTGGCAAAGAACCAGTACACCATAGATCCAGAATCGTTCGACCAAAAGCTCTGGGAACTCGTGCTCCAGTATAATTACACTTTGAACCCGCAGGGTGTATACGAAGCTATCAAATACATGTATACTTACTGGCCGGATCCTAATAACGTTACGCACATTCGCGATCAGTATGTGAAT CTGTTGTCTGACTTCCATTATGTGGCACCGTTTGATAAAGTAGCGAAACTTCTGGTGGAACAGCATGTGCCTACATTCTTGTACGTATTAAACACAACTATAGAAGCGTTGAAACTGCCACAGTGGCGAAGGGTACCTCACGACACTGAACTCCTTTGGCTCACAGGAGCGCCATTCATGGATGTTG aaTTCTTCCCCCAGAAATGGAAACTGAAACGAGACATGTGGACCGATAACGATCGCAATATGAGTCACTTCTTTATGAAGGCGTATTCAAATTTTGCAACGTTCGG AAATCCTACACCGTCACAAATTTTGGGATTGCACATGGAAGTCGCCAGACAGGGACAATTGCGGTATTTGAATATAAACACCACCTTCAACAGCTCGATTCTGCTGAATTATAGGCAAACGGAGAGCGCTTTTTGGTCTATGTACCTGCCCACTGTTATTGGTCGCTTGGTGCCTACGTATCCACCGGTTACCGAG TACTGGTGGGAACCAAAGCAGCCATTGCAAATCGCCTTCTGGTCAGTCTCCACAGCGTGTCTGCTGCTGATCGTGCTATCCGTGGTGTGCTGCATGCTTTGGCGTAACGCCAAAAG CAAAACCAAGGCTGCCAGAGTGTACGCAG ACAATCTGATCACTACTATAGCGGGGACATCCTGA
- the Gli gene encoding carboxyl ester lipase-like protein Gli isoform X1, which yields MAVYRLRWPIVRVCFSLWFLASAVLCQEQISLGSRYYGRDGVYVPPNGPDHRTDTYIYKDRRYGYRPSYLDPVYKEPPRLPDDRYHFEDTTSRLPLPGILGGWREDLQGRERSDSKTLDRDVLVTTAYGQVQGFKVYLYDDPQARHRPYSLPVERVTKTVNVFLGIPYAMPPTREGRFRPPRPHRGWQLLQAVDWGPACPQPSAYTGATKGVKDVDEDCLYLNVFTPYSGSGVPQPYAVMLYIHGGEFTHGASNLFPGHMLAAFYNVVVVSINYRLGALGFLSTGDENSPGNYGLLDQAMALRWVHDNIRAFNGDPDAITLFGPGAGAASAGLLMIAPRTRDMVSKVIAQSGSPLADWAVIMDKYRAQNTSRVYAEMLGCSIESSWKLIQCLKDGRSFLELGNSQLKPHVGMFPWAPVYDLNFTVPSDNLYEDWRTSDWHFFTETPEDSIRKHRYKRNLAYMAGVTTQEASYILYNNATLAKNQYTIDPESFDQKLWELVLQYNYTLNPQGVYEAIKYMYTYWPDPNNVTHIRDQYVNLLSDFHYVAPFDKVAKLLVEQHVPTFLYVLNTTIEALKLPQWRRVPHDTELLWLTGAPFMDVEFFPQKWKLKRDMWTDNDRNMSHFFMKAYSNFATFGNPTPSQILGLHMEVARQGQLRYLNINTTFNSSILLNYRQTESAFWSMYLPTVIGRLVPTYPPVTEYWWEPKQPLQIAFWSVSTACLLLIVLSVVCCMLWRNAKRQSDHYYSGDILMVRDDEPSEGIENLTRSSKENVYEYRDAPPLRSRVTRQNEAKIQDRLTQNRKFSSTPSLRSNSNISLKDMRSEGFVTSSPNGHPKMNKALSQTSLRKSKTHLVQGVPQTAV from the exons ATGGCCGTGTACAGACTGCGCTGGCCGATCGTTCGCGTCTGTTTTTCCCTGTGGTTCCTCGCGTCTGCCGTGCTGTGTCAAGAACAAATATCACTCGGCAGCCGGTATTATGGCCGAGACGGTGTCTATGTGCCCCCTAACGGGCCCGATCACAGGACCGACACCTATATTTACAAGGATAGGAGGTACGGGTACCGTCCCAGTTACCTGGACCCTGTTTACAAAGAACCACCGAGACTACCGGACGACCGGTACCATTTCGAG GATACCACGTCGAGACTACCACTGCCTGGAATACTGGGAGGTTGGCGGGAGGACCTTCAGGGTAGGGAACGGTCCGACTCAAAAACCCTGGACAGAGACGTCCTTGTTACCACTGCCTATGGCCAAGTGCAAGGATTCAAAGTTTACCTGTACGACGACCCACAAGCAAGACACAGGCCTTACAGTCTGCCGGTAGAGAGAGTCACGAAGACTGTCAATGTATTTCTGGGCATTCCGTATGCCATGCCACCTACGAGGGAGGGGCGTTTCAGGCCTCCCAGACCTCACAGAGGTTGGCAACTGCTACAAGCCGTCGATTGGGGACCGGCGTGTCCCCAGCCGAGCGCATATACTGGCGCCACTAAAGGAGTCAAAGACGTGGACGAAGACTGTCTATACCTAAATGTGTTCACACCGTACAGCGGTTCTGGCGTACCTCAACCGTATGCTGTGATGCTTTATATCCACGGTGGAGAATTTACTCATGGagctagtaatttgtttcctggCCACATGTTGGCAGCATTTTACAATGTTGTAGTGGTGTCCATTAATTATCGGTTGGGCGCGTTGGGGTTCCTGAGCACCGGAGATGAGAACAGTCCTGGGAACTATGGGCTCTTGGACCAAGCGATGGCGTTAAGATGGGTGCACGATAATATTCGGGCTTTCAACGGCGATCCCGACGCGATCACGCTTTTTGGTCCAGGCGCTGGTGCTGCTAGCGCCGGATTGCTTATGATTGCTCCTAGAACGAGAGACATGGTCTCGAAAGTAATTGCTCAGTCGGGTTCCCCGTTAGCGGACTGGGCAGTTATAATGGACAAATATAGGGCTCAAAACACATCCAGAGTATATGCTGAAATGCTGGGCTGTAGCATAGAGAGCAGCTGGAAATTGATTCAATGCTTGAAAGACGGACGAAGCTTCCTCGAGCTGGGTAACTCCCAGCTGAAGCCGCACGTTGGAATGTTCCCGTGGGCACCCGTGTACGACCTCAATTTCACAGTGCCCAGCGATAATCTCTACGAAGACTGGAGAACATCAGACTGGCACTTTTTCACCGAAACGCCAGAGGACAGCATCAGAAAGCACAGGTACAAACGTAATTTGGCATACATGGCTGGCGTGACGACGCAAGAGGCATCGTACATACTGT ATAACAACGCCACACTGGCAAAGAACCAGTACACCATAGATCCAGAATCGTTCGACCAAAAGCTCTGGGAACTCGTGCTCCAGTATAATTACACTTTGAACCCGCAGGGTGTATACGAAGCTATCAAATACATGTATACTTACTGGCCGGATCCTAATAACGTTACGCACATTCGCGATCAGTATGTGAAT CTGTTGTCTGACTTCCATTATGTGGCACCGTTTGATAAAGTAGCGAAACTTCTGGTGGAACAGCATGTGCCTACATTCTTGTACGTATTAAACACAACTATAGAAGCGTTGAAACTGCCACAGTGGCGAAGGGTACCTCACGACACTGAACTCCTTTGGCTCACAGGAGCGCCATTCATGGATGTTG aaTTCTTCCCCCAGAAATGGAAACTGAAACGAGACATGTGGACCGATAACGATCGCAATATGAGTCACTTCTTTATGAAGGCGTATTCAAATTTTGCAACGTTCGG AAATCCTACACCGTCACAAATTTTGGGATTGCACATGGAAGTCGCCAGACAGGGACAATTGCGGTATTTGAATATAAACACCACCTTCAACAGCTCGATTCTGCTGAATTATAGGCAAACGGAGAGCGCTTTTTGGTCTATGTACCTGCCCACTGTTATTGGTCGCTTGGTGCCTACGTATCCACCGGTTACCGAG TACTGGTGGGAACCAAAGCAGCCATTGCAAATCGCCTTCTGGTCAGTCTCCACAGCGTGTCTGCTGCTGATCGTGCTATCCGTGGTGTGCTGCATGCTTTGGCGTAACGCCAAAAG ACAATCTGATCACTACTATAGCGGGGACATCCTGATGGTTCGAGACGACGAACCCTCGGAGGGAATCGAGAATCTAACTCGCTCCTCCAAGGAGAACGTGTACGAGTATCGGGACGCGCCGCCATTGAGGTCTAGAGTCACACGGCAGAACGAGGCAAAGATTCAGGATCGACTAACGCAGAATAGGAAGTTTAGCTCGACTCCCTCGCTCAGAAGCAACTCGAACATCTCGCTGAAAGATATGCGCTCCGAGGGATTCGTTACCAGTTCGCCGAACGGCCATCCCAAGATGAATAAAGCGCTGAGCCAGACCTCGTTACGCAAAAGCAAAACACACCTTGTTCAGGGTGTCCCGCAAACAGCTGTATAA
- the Gli gene encoding carboxyl ester lipase-like protein Gli isoform X2 yields MRCRKSGSVALERARSVCVACDRKSQPDTTSRLPLPGILGGWREDLQGRERSDSKTLDRDVLVTTAYGQVQGFKVYLYDDPQARHRPYSLPVERVTKTVNVFLGIPYAMPPTREGRFRPPRPHRGWQLLQAVDWGPACPQPSAYTGATKGVKDVDEDCLYLNVFTPYSGSGVPQPYAVMLYIHGGEFTHGASNLFPGHMLAAFYNVVVVSINYRLGALGFLSTGDENSPGNYGLLDQAMALRWVHDNIRAFNGDPDAITLFGPGAGAASAGLLMIAPRTRDMVSKVIAQSGSPLADWAVIMDKYRAQNTSRVYAEMLGCSIESSWKLIQCLKDGRSFLELGNSQLKPHVGMFPWAPVYDLNFTVPSDNLYEDWRTSDWHFFTETPEDSIRKHRYKRNLAYMAGVTTQEASYILYNNATLAKNQYTIDPESFDQKLWELVLQYNYTLNPQGVYEAIKYMYTYWPDPNNVTHIRDQYVNLLSDFHYVAPFDKVAKLLVEQHVPTFLYVLNTTIEALKLPQWRRVPHDTELLWLTGAPFMDVEFFPQKWKLKRDMWTDNDRNMSHFFMKAYSNFATFGNPTPSQILGLHMEVARQGQLRYLNINTTFNSSILLNYRQTESAFWSMYLPTVIGRLVPTYPPVTEYWWEPKQPLQIAFWSVSTACLLLIVLSVVCCMLWRNAKRQSDHYYSGDILMVRDDEPSEGIENLTRSSKENVYEYRDAPPLRSRVTRQNEAKIQDRLTQNRKFSSTPSLRSNSNISLKDMRSEGFVTSSPNGHPKMNKALSQTSLRKSKTHLVQGVPQTAV; encoded by the exons ATGCGCTGTCGCAAGAGCGGTTCGGTCGCATTGGAGCGAGCGAGATCAGTGTGTGTTGCATGCGATCGAAAATCGCAGCCA GATACCACGTCGAGACTACCACTGCCTGGAATACTGGGAGGTTGGCGGGAGGACCTTCAGGGTAGGGAACGGTCCGACTCAAAAACCCTGGACAGAGACGTCCTTGTTACCACTGCCTATGGCCAAGTGCAAGGATTCAAAGTTTACCTGTACGACGACCCACAAGCAAGACACAGGCCTTACAGTCTGCCGGTAGAGAGAGTCACGAAGACTGTCAATGTATTTCTGGGCATTCCGTATGCCATGCCACCTACGAGGGAGGGGCGTTTCAGGCCTCCCAGACCTCACAGAGGTTGGCAACTGCTACAAGCCGTCGATTGGGGACCGGCGTGTCCCCAGCCGAGCGCATATACTGGCGCCACTAAAGGAGTCAAAGACGTGGACGAAGACTGTCTATACCTAAATGTGTTCACACCGTACAGCGGTTCTGGCGTACCTCAACCGTATGCTGTGATGCTTTATATCCACGGTGGAGAATTTACTCATGGagctagtaatttgtttcctggCCACATGTTGGCAGCATTTTACAATGTTGTAGTGGTGTCCATTAATTATCGGTTGGGCGCGTTGGGGTTCCTGAGCACCGGAGATGAGAACAGTCCTGGGAACTATGGGCTCTTGGACCAAGCGATGGCGTTAAGATGGGTGCACGATAATATTCGGGCTTTCAACGGCGATCCCGACGCGATCACGCTTTTTGGTCCAGGCGCTGGTGCTGCTAGCGCCGGATTGCTTATGATTGCTCCTAGAACGAGAGACATGGTCTCGAAAGTAATTGCTCAGTCGGGTTCCCCGTTAGCGGACTGGGCAGTTATAATGGACAAATATAGGGCTCAAAACACATCCAGAGTATATGCTGAAATGCTGGGCTGTAGCATAGAGAGCAGCTGGAAATTGATTCAATGCTTGAAAGACGGACGAAGCTTCCTCGAGCTGGGTAACTCCCAGCTGAAGCCGCACGTTGGAATGTTCCCGTGGGCACCCGTGTACGACCTCAATTTCACAGTGCCCAGCGATAATCTCTACGAAGACTGGAGAACATCAGACTGGCACTTTTTCACCGAAACGCCAGAGGACAGCATCAGAAAGCACAGGTACAAACGTAATTTGGCATACATGGCTGGCGTGACGACGCAAGAGGCATCGTACATACTGT ATAACAACGCCACACTGGCAAAGAACCAGTACACCATAGATCCAGAATCGTTCGACCAAAAGCTCTGGGAACTCGTGCTCCAGTATAATTACACTTTGAACCCGCAGGGTGTATACGAAGCTATCAAATACATGTATACTTACTGGCCGGATCCTAATAACGTTACGCACATTCGCGATCAGTATGTGAAT CTGTTGTCTGACTTCCATTATGTGGCACCGTTTGATAAAGTAGCGAAACTTCTGGTGGAACAGCATGTGCCTACATTCTTGTACGTATTAAACACAACTATAGAAGCGTTGAAACTGCCACAGTGGCGAAGGGTACCTCACGACACTGAACTCCTTTGGCTCACAGGAGCGCCATTCATGGATGTTG aaTTCTTCCCCCAGAAATGGAAACTGAAACGAGACATGTGGACCGATAACGATCGCAATATGAGTCACTTCTTTATGAAGGCGTATTCAAATTTTGCAACGTTCGG AAATCCTACACCGTCACAAATTTTGGGATTGCACATGGAAGTCGCCAGACAGGGACAATTGCGGTATTTGAATATAAACACCACCTTCAACAGCTCGATTCTGCTGAATTATAGGCAAACGGAGAGCGCTTTTTGGTCTATGTACCTGCCCACTGTTATTGGTCGCTTGGTGCCTACGTATCCACCGGTTACCGAG TACTGGTGGGAACCAAAGCAGCCATTGCAAATCGCCTTCTGGTCAGTCTCCACAGCGTGTCTGCTGCTGATCGTGCTATCCGTGGTGTGCTGCATGCTTTGGCGTAACGCCAAAAG ACAATCTGATCACTACTATAGCGGGGACATCCTGATGGTTCGAGACGACGAACCCTCGGAGGGAATCGAGAATCTAACTCGCTCCTCCAAGGAGAACGTGTACGAGTATCGGGACGCGCCGCCATTGAGGTCTAGAGTCACACGGCAGAACGAGGCAAAGATTCAGGATCGACTAACGCAGAATAGGAAGTTTAGCTCGACTCCCTCGCTCAGAAGCAACTCGAACATCTCGCTGAAAGATATGCGCTCCGAGGGATTCGTTACCAGTTCGCCGAACGGCCATCCCAAGATGAATAAAGCGCTGAGCCAGACCTCGTTACGCAAAAGCAAAACACACCTTGTTCAGGGTGTCCCGCAAACAGCTGTATAA